In a single window of the Granulicella sibirica genome:
- a CDS encoding DUF4112 domain-containing protein, with protein MDTTVKPEILSPRSRRGGSIASDEHLDLLSHLLDDYFRVPGTSIRFGLDGIVGFIPGIGDILGGLASCIIIIAAWLRGVSYVTITRMVMNVGIESLVGAVPVLGNLFDIGWKANRRNYALLTGSLQSPRAQRQKSWLFLAALCLTLALLLSIPTVFLGWLLVHLFSAFGRDLHQFTPSR; from the coding sequence ATGGACACAACCGTCAAACCTGAAATCCTGTCTCCGCGTAGCCGGCGTGGCGGGAGTATCGCCAGCGATGAACACCTCGACCTGCTTTCGCACCTTCTCGACGACTATTTTCGGGTTCCGGGTACGAGCATCCGGTTCGGCCTGGATGGCATTGTCGGCTTCATCCCCGGCATTGGCGATATCCTGGGCGGCCTTGCATCGTGCATTATCATCATCGCCGCATGGCTCCGTGGCGTCTCTTACGTCACGATCACGCGGATGGTGATGAATGTCGGTATCGAGTCGCTGGTAGGAGCCGTGCCGGTGCTTGGGAATCTCTTCGACATCGGCTGGAAGGCGAATCGGCGAAATTATGCGCTACTGACAGGCAGCCTCCAGAGCCCCCGAGCGCAGAGGCAGAAGAGTTGGCTCTTCCTCGCCGCGCTTTGCCTCACATTGGCGCTTCTCCTATCCATTCCGACCGTATTTCTAGGCTGGCTTCTCGTCCATCTTTTCAGCGCGTTTGGAAGGGATCTGCATCAGTTCACGCCAAGTCGCTGA
- a CDS encoding DUF6599 family protein yields the protein MVSATKSRFFPTILLLAMSIPAITQSKLVEPPAPLLPSTLGDFTKTTPAEVGDGLGALPTLPDAAVLKEDGIKRYEHSDYSSGSGKGTITAYQFIDNSGATAALSYNRRQGATPTKHIGDDALTTPEGIVFQSGVNLVVAKFTTPPAKTADLLNELIAHLPKVAGPAAQPPLLPTYLPEKGLITGTPRYALGPAAYTAMGGVLPANILAFDKAGESVTAEYQTRIHAKGILTILLYPTPTIAGDEGRAIEAYFKANPVSTGVATIRREGPMLMLATGGFTPTEAQALVDNIHLRNELTWNKEKPAEFHAEVTKTASLLTSILVFCGVGALAAILLGFFLGFGRAGIRVLMGKPAASEPEFLRIDLSGKPNASLQSGETPH from the coding sequence ATGGTTTCCGCGACGAAATCCCGCTTTTTCCCCACAATTCTGCTGCTCGCCATGTCCATCCCGGCCATCACGCAGTCCAAATTGGTTGAGCCGCCCGCTCCTCTTCTCCCTAGCACGCTTGGCGACTTCACCAAGACCACGCCGGCTGAGGTAGGTGACGGCCTTGGAGCGCTCCCGACGCTCCCGGATGCTGCCGTACTGAAGGAAGACGGCATCAAGCGCTACGAGCACTCCGACTACAGCTCCGGAAGCGGCAAAGGCACCATCACCGCCTATCAGTTCATCGACAACAGCGGCGCCACCGCTGCCCTCTCGTACAACCGTCGCCAGGGCGCTACGCCTACCAAACACATCGGCGACGACGCCCTCACGACTCCCGAAGGCATCGTCTTCCAGAGCGGCGTCAACCTCGTTGTCGCCAAGTTCACCACTCCCCCCGCGAAAACCGCCGACCTCCTCAACGAACTCATCGCTCACCTGCCGAAGGTCGCAGGCCCAGCAGCGCAGCCACCTCTGCTCCCGACCTACCTTCCCGAGAAGGGCCTGATAACAGGCACGCCCCGCTACGCGCTTGGTCCTGCCGCCTATACCGCGATGGGCGGCGTCCTCCCGGCGAATATTCTGGCCTTCGACAAGGCAGGCGAGTCGGTCACCGCCGAGTACCAGACCCGCATCCACGCCAAAGGGATTCTAACCATCCTCCTCTACCCCACCCCGACCATCGCAGGCGACGAGGGCCGAGCCATCGAGGCATACTTCAAGGCGAATCCCGTCTCTACCGGCGTAGCGACCATCCGCCGCGAAGGGCCGATGCTCATGCTCGCCACGGGCGGCTTTACCCCGACGGAGGCCCAGGCGCTCGTCGACAACATCCACCTCCGCAACGAACTCACCTGGAACAAGGAGAAGCCTGCCGAGTTCCACGCCGAGGTCACCAAGACCGCGAGCCTCCTCACCAGCATCCTGGTCTTCTGCGGAGTCGGGGCCCTCGCGGCGATCCTCCTTGGATTCTTCCTCGGATTCGGGCGTGCAGGCATTCGGGTCCTCATGGGCAAGCCCGCGGCGAGCGAACCGGAGTTCCTCCGCATCGATCTCAGTGGCAAGCCGAACGCGAGCCTGCAGAGCGGCGAAACACCCCACTAG
- a CDS encoding N-acetylmuramoyl-L-alanine amidase codes for MGNVRTNRVLRCALCVLALCTCASGVPSAVAIVRTTPPRAATQTPWEHAQQSRDRLEAIPAASRAKLDYTRTLDAFRTVYHDSPRDIHAPASVFAVAELLADQGRTLHDPRSSQAAIGQYDFLITQYPTNILIPMAILAQGQVYQDDLANPRAARERYQFLLHTHPHSEQAEPARAAIASLTAPPHARPVVQPEPTPEPPPAESPVATTPRHSGLPPMATTAQLTPARDTVPNTAQPVATDLPVALPVSHAPQPTRKPHAAQVTGIRHWSTPTYTRVAIDLGDDVTYEAARVPHPDRLFFDLHGTHLSPELANKSFAVTDDGFLKKIRAAQSTPDTTRVVLDVSDVTEYSAFLLPNPYRLIIDIHGRAPQQVANDGSVNDIRPPATAESPKPAPSQVPSPRVAQTQKVTLDKPVPNTLAVKSPASTLEVASLSDQPGKVDATNKPTSRPIAATVTEPDKPTEIASLTTPTLPRKRTKSHLPDTITEPATPARAAVPTANGETSLVRALGLKIGRIVIDAGHGGHDSGTLGVGGIQEKDVVLDVALRLGKLLHERLGAEIIYTRSDDTFIPLETRTAIANKAQADLFLSIHANSSPDPTARGVETYYLNFTSSTDALQVAARENAVSGQSIHQLSDLVKKITLKDKIDESREFASDVEQSLYGGLANGNEGLKNRGVKKAPFVVLIGANMPSILAEISFVTNDRDAEQLRRPDYRERVAESLYKGVARYEAGLGDPHTPLERAASN; via the coding sequence ATGGGGAACGTCCGCACAAACCGAGTACTACGCTGCGCCCTCTGCGTCCTGGCTCTCTGCACCTGCGCTTCTGGCGTTCCGAGTGCCGTCGCCATTGTCCGCACCACGCCTCCACGCGCCGCGACCCAGACACCCTGGGAACATGCCCAGCAATCCCGCGACCGGCTCGAAGCCATCCCCGCAGCCTCCCGTGCCAAGCTCGACTACACCCGAACCCTCGACGCCTTCCGCACCGTGTACCACGACTCCCCGCGCGACATCCACGCGCCCGCCAGCGTCTTCGCCGTAGCCGAACTCCTCGCCGATCAGGGCCGCACCCTGCATGACCCCAGATCCTCCCAGGCCGCCATCGGACAGTACGACTTCCTCATCACCCAGTACCCAACCAACATCCTCATCCCCATGGCCATCCTCGCTCAGGGACAGGTCTACCAGGACGACCTCGCCAACCCCAGGGCCGCCCGCGAGCGCTACCAGTTCCTCCTCCACACCCACCCCCACAGCGAGCAGGCCGAACCCGCCCGAGCCGCGATCGCCTCCCTCACCGCCCCACCGCACGCCCGCCCCGTAGTCCAGCCCGAACCCACCCCCGAACCACCGCCAGCCGAGTCTCCCGTGGCCACAACCCCACGCCACTCCGGCCTGCCTCCCATGGCGACCACCGCCCAGCTTACCCCGGCCCGCGACACCGTACCCAACACCGCCCAGCCCGTCGCCACCGACCTGCCCGTAGCACTCCCCGTCTCCCACGCCCCCCAGCCCACCCGCAAGCCCCATGCCGCCCAGGTCACCGGCATCCGCCACTGGTCCACCCCCACCTATACCCGCGTAGCCATCGACCTCGGCGACGACGTCACCTACGAAGCCGCCCGGGTGCCCCACCCCGACCGCCTTTTCTTCGACCTCCACGGCACTCATCTCTCGCCTGAGCTGGCTAATAAGAGCTTCGCCGTCACTGATGACGGCTTTCTCAAGAAGATCCGAGCCGCCCAGTCCACACCCGACACCACACGCGTCGTTCTCGACGTCAGCGACGTGACGGAATACTCCGCCTTCCTCCTTCCCAACCCCTACCGCCTCATCATCGACATCCACGGCCGCGCCCCGCAGCAGGTCGCCAACGACGGCTCCGTCAACGACATCCGCCCGCCCGCCACGGCAGAATCCCCGAAACCCGCGCCGAGCCAGGTGCCGAGTCCGCGTGTAGCCCAGACCCAGAAGGTCACCCTCGACAAGCCCGTCCCCAACACCCTGGCGGTCAAGTCCCCCGCCAGCACCCTCGAGGTCGCCTCCCTCAGCGATCAGCCTGGCAAGGTTGACGCCACCAACAAGCCCACCTCACGCCCCATCGCCGCCACGGTCACCGAGCCGGATAAGCCAACCGAGATCGCCTCGCTCACCACCCCCACCCTCCCCCGCAAGCGCACCAAATCTCACCTCCCGGACACCATCACCGAGCCCGCCACTCCCGCCCGCGCTGCCGTCCCTACCGCGAACGGTGAAACCTCTCTCGTCCGCGCCCTTGGCCTCAAGATTGGCCGTATCGTCATCGACGCCGGCCACGGTGGCCATGACTCCGGAACCCTCGGAGTTGGTGGTATCCAGGAAAAAGACGTGGTCCTCGACGTAGCGCTTCGCCTCGGCAAGCTCCTCCACGAACGCCTCGGCGCGGAGATCATCTATACCCGCTCCGACGACACCTTCATCCCGCTCGAAACACGCACCGCCATCGCCAACAAGGCCCAGGCCGACCTCTTCCTTTCGATCCACGCCAACTCGTCTCCCGACCCGACGGCGCGCGGCGTCGAGACTTACTACCTGAACTTCACGAGTTCCACCGACGCCCTCCAGGTCGCAGCCCGCGAAAACGCTGTCTCTGGCCAGTCCATTCACCAACTCTCCGACCTGGTGAAGAAGATCACCCTCAAGGACAAGATCGATGAATCCCGTGAGTTCGCCTCCGATGTCGAGCAGTCCCTTTATGGTGGCCTCGCCAACGGCAACGAAGGCCTCAAGAACCGCGGCGTTAAGAAGGCTCCGTTCGTAGTCCTCATCGGTGCAAACATGCCGTCGATCCTCGCCGAGATCTCCTTCGTCACCAACGATCGCGATGCCGAGCAGCTTCGGCGTCCCGACTACCGCGAGCGCGTAGCCGAGAGCCTTTACAAAGGAGTCGCCCGCTACGAAGCCGGCCTGGGCGACCCCCACACGCCGCTCGAGCGCGCTGCCAGCAACTAG